Proteins encoded by one window of Phenylobacterium soli:
- the tatC gene encoding twin-arginine translocase subunit TatC, with product MSDYTSDEAEIEASRAPLLDHLVELRQRLITCIIAFFAAFLVCFYFAGPLFEFLLRPFSIAAQLLALRHDTHASDLGAQALAMLTGAKNMFLALIGVLDLPTPTGKVTSLVFTAPLEFFFTKVKLAAFGAIILAFPVLAWQVYAFVAPGLYKRERRAFLPFLVAAPALFVMGAALVYYMIMPFVLWFSLSQQIVGTAGISVQLLPKVSDYFDLITTLVICFGLFFQLPVVLTLVAMAGLVSSRTLLSGWRFAVAGIVIAAAIVTPPDPISMTLLALPIILLYFISIGCVRLIEGRRAREDAAAAA from the coding sequence GTGAGCGACTACACCTCCGACGAGGCCGAGATCGAGGCGTCCCGCGCGCCGCTGCTGGACCACCTGGTCGAGCTGCGTCAGCGGCTGATCACCTGCATCATCGCCTTCTTCGCCGCCTTCCTCGTCTGCTTCTATTTCGCCGGCCCGCTGTTCGAGTTCCTGCTGCGACCGTTCTCGATCGCCGCCCAGCTCCTGGCCCTGCGCCATGACACCCACGCGTCCGACCTCGGCGCCCAGGCCCTGGCCATGCTGACCGGGGCGAAGAACATGTTCCTGGCGCTGATCGGCGTCCTCGACCTGCCGACCCCGACCGGCAAGGTGACGAGCCTCGTCTTCACCGCGCCGCTGGAGTTCTTCTTCACGAAGGTGAAGCTGGCCGCGTTCGGGGCGATCATCCTCGCCTTCCCGGTGCTCGCCTGGCAGGTCTACGCCTTCGTGGCGCCGGGCCTCTACAAGCGCGAGCGGCGCGCCTTCCTGCCGTTCCTCGTCGCCGCGCCGGCGCTGTTCGTGATGGGCGCGGCGCTCGTCTACTACATGATCATGCCGTTCGTGCTGTGGTTCTCGCTCTCGCAGCAGATCGTCGGCACGGCGGGGATCTCGGTGCAGCTCCTGCCAAAGGTGTCGGACTACTTCGACCTGATCACCACGCTCGTCATCTGCTTCGGCCTGTTCTTCCAGTTGCCGGTGGTGCTGACGCTGGTGGCCATGGCGGGGCTGGTCAGCTCCCGGACCCTACTCTCCGGCTGGCGCTTCGCGGTGGCCGGCATCGTCATCGCCGCGGCCATCGTCACGCCGCCCGACCCGATCAGCATGACCCTCTTGGCCCTGCCGATCATCCTGCTCTACTTCATCTCGATCGGCTGCGTGCGCCTGATCGAGGGGCGCCGAGCGCGCGAGGACGCCGCCGCCGCAGCCTAG
- a CDS encoding Sec-independent protein translocase family protein, with amino-acid sequence MGSLSIWHVLIVVALLALLFGGRGRISGIMGDTAKGIRAFREGLKGEDEETKTAEAKPLPKESEKDKAHS; translated from the coding sequence ATGGGTTCGCTTTCCATCTGGCACGTCCTCATCGTGGTCGCGCTGCTCGCGCTGCTGTTCGGCGGCCGTGGGCGTATCTCCGGCATCATGGGCGACACCGCCAAGGGCATCCGGGCGTTCCGCGAAGGCCTGAAGGGCGAGGACGAAGAGACCAAGACGGCCGAAGCCAAGCCGCTGCCGAAGGAGTCCGAGAAGGACAAGGCTCACAGCTGA
- a CDS encoding protein-L-isoaspartate(D-aspartate) O-methyltransferase: MAEDNETPDAALARLVLALRSQGVTDPAVLNAIETTPRELFTPDLFKERAFEDSALPIACGQTISQPFIVGLMTQALKVESRSRVLEIGTGSGYQTTILSKLSRLVYTIERYRTLMKEAESRFKALGLTNVITKFGDGGKGWPEQAPFDRIMVTAAAPSEPKALLSQLKPNGILVAPIGKGPVQELRRYTGDGKGGFTVEALTDVRFVPLLDGVAKEL; encoded by the coding sequence ATGGCCGAGGACAACGAGACGCCCGACGCCGCCCTGGCCCGCCTGGTCCTGGCGCTGCGCTCGCAAGGGGTGACCGACCCGGCGGTGCTGAACGCCATCGAGACGACGCCCCGGGAGCTGTTCACGCCGGACCTCTTCAAGGAGCGGGCGTTCGAGGATTCGGCCCTGCCGATCGCCTGCGGCCAGACCATCAGCCAGCCGTTCATCGTCGGCCTGATGACCCAGGCGCTGAAGGTCGAGAGCCGCTCGCGGGTGCTCGAGATCGGCACCGGCTCCGGATACCAGACGACGATCCTCTCGAAGCTGTCGCGGCTGGTCTACACCATCGAGCGCTACCGGACGCTGATGAAGGAGGCCGAGTCCCGCTTCAAGGCGCTCGGTCTCACCAACGTGATCACCAAGTTCGGAGACGGCGGTAAAGGTTGGCCAGAACAGGCGCCTTTTGACCGCATTATGGTCACGGCGGCGGCGCCGTCCGAGCCCAAGGCCTTGCTTTCGCAGCTGAAGCCGAACGGCATCCTGGTTGCGCCCATCGGCAAGGGTCCGGTGCAGGAACTCCGACGATATACCGGCGACGGTAAGGGGGGCTTCACCGTCGAGGCGCTAACAGATGTGCGCTTCGTCCCCCTGTTGGACGGCGTGGCCAAGGAGCTCTGA
- the serS gene encoding serine--tRNA ligase: MHDVRAIRETPELYEKAWSAKGLSGSELVAQILGLDAKLREAQTQGQALQAERNDASKKIGQAKAQKDEAEATRLMAHVETLKKDLEAHAEAEREAGEGLKSLLETLPNIPAADVPPGKDEHDNVEVRRWGEPFAISSPKDHQSIGEGLGLMDFEAAARMSGARFVVLKGQLAQLERAIGQFMLDLQTEEHGYTEVNPPLLVNDAAAYGTDKLPKFASDLFQTTDGRWLIPTAEVPLTSLVMGQILAEEELPMRVTALTPCFRSEAGASGRDTRGMIRQHQFNKVELVSITTPDQSVEEHERMVSCAETVLKRLELPFRTMLLCAGDMGFGARKTYDLEVWIPSEGRYREISSCSNCGDFQARRMNARAKKAGEKGTRYVHTLNGSGLAVGRTLVAVMENYQDEGGRIAIPQALHRYLPGLTHIGGEG, translated from the coding sequence ATGCACGACGTAAGAGCCATTCGCGAAACCCCCGAGCTTTACGAGAAAGCCTGGAGCGCGAAGGGGCTGTCCGGTTCCGAGCTGGTGGCGCAGATCCTCGGCCTCGACGCGAAGCTCCGTGAGGCCCAGACCCAGGGCCAGGCGCTCCAGGCCGAGCGCAACGACGCCTCCAAGAAGATCGGCCAGGCCAAGGCCCAGAAGGACGAGGCCGAGGCCACGCGCCTGATGGCGCATGTCGAGACCCTGAAGAAGGACCTCGAGGCCCACGCCGAAGCCGAGCGCGAGGCGGGCGAGGGCCTGAAGTCGCTGCTCGAGACCCTGCCCAACATCCCGGCCGCCGACGTGCCGCCGGGCAAGGACGAGCACGACAACGTCGAGGTCCGCCGCTGGGGCGAGCCCTTCGCGATCTCCTCGCCCAAGGACCACCAGTCGATCGGCGAAGGCCTCGGCCTGATGGACTTCGAGGCCGCCGCCCGCATGAGCGGCGCGCGCTTCGTCGTGCTGAAGGGCCAGCTCGCGCAGCTCGAGCGGGCCATCGGCCAGTTCATGCTCGACCTGCAGACCGAGGAGCACGGCTACACCGAGGTGAACCCGCCGCTGCTGGTCAACGACGCGGCCGCCTACGGCACCGACAAGCTGCCGAAGTTCGCGAGCGACCTCTTCCAGACCACCGACGGCCGCTGGCTGATCCCCACCGCCGAGGTTCCGCTGACGAGCCTCGTCATGGGGCAGATCCTCGCCGAGGAAGAGCTGCCGATGCGCGTGACGGCGCTGACGCCGTGCTTCCGCTCCGAAGCCGGCGCCTCGGGCCGCGACACCCGCGGCATGATCCGCCAGCACCAGTTCAACAAGGTCGAGCTCGTCTCGATCACCACGCCCGACCAGTCGGTGGAGGAGCACGAGCGGATGGTCTCCTGCGCCGAGACCGTGCTGAAGCGGCTGGAGCTGCCGTTCCGCACCATGCTGCTGTGCGCCGGCGACATGGGCTTCGGCGCGCGCAAGACCTACGACCTCGAGGTGTGGATCCCGTCCGAGGGCCGCTACCGCGAGATCAGCTCCTGCTCCAACTGCGGCGACTTCCAGGCCCGGCGGATGAACGCCCGCGCCAAGAAGGCCGGCGAGAAGGGCACGCGCTACGTTCACACCCTGAACGGCTCGGGCCTGGCCGTCGGCCGGACCCTGGTGGCGGTGATGGAGAACTATCAGGACGAGGGCGGGCGCATCGCCATCCCGCAGGCCCTGCACCGCTACCTGCCGGGGCTGACGCACATCGGGGGCGAGGGGTGA
- the surE gene encoding 5'/3'-nucleotidase SurE has translation MRILLTNDDGINAEGLAVLERIAAQLSDDVWVCAPEYEQSGASRALTLAEPIRVRKLGERKFATTGTPTDCVMLGVRELMEGGPPDLVLSGVNRGANLAEDVTMSGTVAGAIEAMALGVPGVALSQMGSYDPSDNYFEAAEAFAPGIVKRLVEVGWPADVIMNVNFPALPVDKVGEVEVTRQGFRDVQVRIAEKRTDLRGRDYYWIGFRPERSKPEEGTDLRALYEGRISVTPLHIDLSHMATVYAMKGALGGPPPRL, from the coding sequence GTGAGGATCCTCCTCACCAACGACGACGGCATCAACGCCGAGGGCCTGGCCGTGCTGGAGCGGATCGCCGCCCAGCTGTCGGACGACGTCTGGGTCTGCGCTCCCGAGTACGAGCAGTCGGGAGCCAGCCGGGCGCTGACCCTGGCCGAGCCGATCCGGGTGCGGAAGCTCGGGGAGCGCAAGTTCGCCACCACCGGCACGCCGACGGACTGCGTCATGCTGGGCGTACGCGAGCTGATGGAGGGCGGTCCGCCGGACCTGGTGCTGTCGGGCGTCAACCGCGGCGCCAACCTCGCCGAGGACGTGACCATGTCCGGAACGGTGGCCGGGGCGATCGAGGCCATGGCCCTGGGCGTGCCGGGCGTCGCCCTGTCGCAGATGGGCTCCTACGACCCGTCGGACAACTACTTCGAGGCGGCCGAGGCCTTCGCGCCCGGGATCGTCAAGCGCCTCGTCGAGGTGGGCTGGCCCGCCGACGTGATCATGAACGTCAACTTCCCGGCCCTGCCCGTCGACAAGGTCGGCGAGGTGGAGGTCACCCGTCAGGGCTTCCGCGACGTGCAGGTGCGCATCGCCGAGAAGCGCACCGACCTGCGCGGCCGCGACTACTACTGGATCGGCTTCCGGCCCGAGCGCTCCAAGCCTGAGGAGGGCACGGATCTGCGCGCCCTCTACGAAGGCCGCATCTCGGTGACGCCGCTGCACATCGACCTGTCGCACATGGCCACGGTGTACGCGATGAAGGGGGCCCTCGGCGGCCCGCCGCCGAGGCTCTAG
- the tatB gene encoding Sec-independent protein translocase protein TatB, translating to MFLEGKSLELLLAAIAALVIVGPKDLPILLRRLGQFMAKLRGMAAEFRASFDEMARQSELDELRREVEALRRGQLADEAARAAGLAETNQVVGEIHQSLADVGVQLHPPMSYQYSEAPSAPGPAEAAPAMTIAAAEPAPKKPRARAKAPAAAKDKPEAAPRAPAKTTAKKAAAGAKPDARTRARKPAGGEG from the coding sequence ATGTTCTTGGAAGGAAAGAGCCTCGAGCTCCTGCTGGCCGCCATCGCGGCCCTGGTGATCGTGGGCCCGAAGGACCTCCCGATCCTGTTGCGCCGGCTCGGCCAGTTCATGGCCAAGCTGCGCGGCATGGCGGCCGAGTTCCGCGCCAGCTTCGACGAGATGGCCCGCCAGTCCGAGCTCGACGAGCTGCGGCGTGAGGTCGAGGCGCTGCGCCGCGGCCAACTCGCCGACGAAGCCGCCCGCGCGGCGGGCCTGGCCGAGACCAACCAGGTGGTCGGCGAGATCCACCAAAGCCTTGCCGACGTCGGCGTCCAGCTGCATCCGCCGATGAGCTATCAGTACAGCGAGGCGCCCTCGGCGCCCGGTCCGGCCGAGGCTGCGCCGGCCATGACCATCGCCGCCGCCGAGCCGGCCCCCAAGAAGCCGCGCGCTAGGGCCAAGGCTCCGGCCGCTGCAAAGGACAAGCCGGAGGCCGCACCCAGGGCGCCGGCCAAGACAACGGCCAAGAAGGCGGCCGCGGGCGCCAAGCCGGACGCCAGGACGCGGGCCCGCAAGCCGGCGGGAGGCGAGGGGTGA